One Vanessa cardui chromosome 23, ilVanCard2.1, whole genome shotgun sequence DNA segment encodes these proteins:
- the LOC124539779 gene encoding cecropin-B-like — translation MNFAKIFFFVFACFLALSTVSAAPSPKWKIFKKIEKIGRNVRDGLIKAGPAIQVVGQATAIAKG, via the exons ATGAATTTCGCTAAGATCTTCTTCTTTGTCTTTGCCTGCTTTTTGGCACTCAGTACAGTATCAGCGGCACCCAGCCCTAAATGGAAGATTTTCAAGAAAATT GAAAAAATCGGTAGAAACGTTCGAGATGGTCTCATCAAGGCGGGCCCTGCGATCCAAGTCGTCGGACAAGCCACCGCCATCGCCAAGGGATAA